One segment of Pleuronectes platessa chromosome 21, fPlePla1.1, whole genome shotgun sequence DNA contains the following:
- the kcng3 gene encoding potassium voltage-gated channel subfamily G member 3, giving the protein MKFGKSICVLNVGGTRYAFTREVIKDFPLRRVSRLHACASEKEVLELCDDYDRDRNEFFFDRHAQAFVFIMLYVRSGTLRFVPGVCELSFYTEMLYWGLESAHLEFCCQKRLDDRLSEIGLDTLSEEDIGVSGDESLGESVQRPALTGRALWLERMRKTFEEPNSSLVAQLVASVSVIFVMVSMIMLCASTLPDWDTAKRTTVDEHRIVEAVCMGWFTAECIVRFLVAKDKWEFLRRPLNIIDVIAITPYYVTMVMARAGMPAAGLGVAGVVLRVLRMMRVFWLMKLARHFLGLQTLGMTLRRCYREMVMLMVFVFVAMAIYSALAQLLEYGLDLGTQNPDYASIPAAAWWVIISMTTVGYGDVYPVTVGGRVLGGMCVVSGIVLLALPITFIYHSFVQCYSELKLRSARYARTMSKEVLQ; this is encoded by the exons ATGAAGTTTGGGAAGAGCATCTGCGTGCTCAACGTAGGGGGAACCCGCTACGCCTTCACCCGTGAGGTGATCAAGGATTTCCCTCTCCGGCGCGTCAGTCGCCTGCATGCATGCGCATCAGAGAAAGAAGTGCTGGAGCTGTGCGACGACTACGACCGGGACAGGAATGAGTTTTTCTTCGACCGCCACGCTCAGGCTTTCGTGTTCATCATGCTGTACGTGCGCTCCGGTACTCTCCGCTTCGTCCCCGGAGTGTGTGAGCTCTCCTTCTACACGGAGATGCTCTACTGGGGGCTGGAGAGCGCGCACCTGGAGTTTTGCTGCCAGAAGCGCCTGGACGACAGATTGTCCGAGATCGGACTGGACACTTTGTCCGAGGAGGACATCGGAGTGTCCGGGGACGAGAGCCTGGGCGAGTCGGTGCAGCGGCCCGCGCTCACGGGTCGAGCTCTGTGGCTGGAGAGGATGCGCAAGACTTTCGAGGAGCCCAACTCGTCGCTTGTTGCGCAGCTGGTGGCCTCGGTGTCCGTGATCTTTGTGATGGTTTCTATGATCATGCTGTGTGCCAGCACCCTTCCGGACTGGGATACAGCCAAGAGAACCACTGTGGACGAGCACAG GATAGTGGAGGCCGTGTGTATGGGCTGGTTTACAGCGGAATGCATAGTGCGTTTTCTTGTAGCCAAGGACAAGTGGGAATTTCTCCGCCGGCCACTGAACATCATCGATGTGATTGCCATCACCCCCTACTATGTCACCATGGTAATGGCCCGGGCAGGGATGCCGGCTGCTGGGCTCGGGGTTGCTGGGGTGGTACTGCGGGTGCTGAGGATGATGCGAGTGTTCTGGCTCATGAAGCTTGCCAGACACTTCCTGGGCCTGCAGACTCTGGGGATGACGCTCAGGCGCTGCTACCGGGAGATGGTCATGCTGATGGTGTTTGTCTTCGTCGCCATGGCGATATACAGCGCTCTGGCCCAGCTGCTGGAGTACGGCTTGGACTTGGGCACGCAGAACCCCGACTACGCCAGCATCCCAGCGGCTGCCTGGTGGGTCATCATCTCCATGACCACGGTGGGGTACGGGGACGTGTACCCCGTGACAGTTGGAGGACGGGTGCTCGGGGGAATGTGCGTGGTCAGTGGGATCGTACTCCTGGCGCTGCCCATCACGTTCATCTACCACAGTTTTGTACAGTGCTACAGTGAACTCAAACTCCGATCTGCCAGATATGCACGCACCATGTCAAAGGAAGTGCTGCAATAA